A single genomic interval of Desulfovibrio sp. UCD-KL4C harbors:
- a CDS encoding sodium-dependent transporter, with translation MQKRETWGSRSGFILAAVGSAIGLGNIWRFPYIVYENGGGAFLIPYFVAMLAAGIPFMILEFGLGQKFKGSAPKIFSSISKRWEWLGWWQIMVSFIIDTYYVVVIAWAINYLILSFTQGWGMNPKDFFFADFLHLTKTPLQTGSIQWPIFAATAAAWLCTFFAVYTGVKKGIERANKIFMPLLFLLVFVFIARGLMLPGAAEGLNWLFKPDFSALLKGKVWADAFGQIFYSLSIGFAIMLAYSSYLPKKSDINNNACMTVFINCGFSMLSGVMIFSVLGYMALQQGVPVSEVVSSGVGLAFITLPTAINLMPVPVLFGVLFFLALVVAGLSSMISITEAVVSAIIDKLHVTRQKAALIFCAIGFIISTIFTTGSGLLLLDIVDHFVNNFGVLIGGFVEIIFISWFCDLEGLRQHINSTSEFKVGNTWKASLRFVVPVMLGFMVISNFIGDIETNYGGYSNKAIILFGWTTLFICTIFSMTIAHKDFAFVKYAENNSFLRRRR, from the coding sequence ATGCAAAAAAGAGAAACATGGGGTTCACGCTCCGGCTTTATTTTAGCCGCTGTAGGATCTGCAATCGGGCTGGGTAATATCTGGCGTTTTCCATATATTGTTTATGAAAATGGTGGTGGCGCTTTCCTTATTCCTTACTTTGTAGCTATGCTCGCTGCCGGTATTCCCTTCATGATTCTAGAGTTTGGACTCGGCCAAAAATTTAAAGGATCAGCACCCAAAATATTCTCATCTATTTCTAAGCGTTGGGAATGGCTTGGCTGGTGGCAAATCATGGTCTCCTTTATTATCGACACCTATTATGTTGTCGTCATTGCTTGGGCCATCAACTACTTAATACTTTCATTTACACAGGGATGGGGGATGAATCCGAAGGACTTCTTCTTCGCTGATTTCTTACATCTCACTAAAACTCCTTTGCAAACCGGAAGCATACAATGGCCTATTTTTGCAGCAACTGCTGCGGCATGGCTTTGTACTTTCTTTGCTGTTTATACCGGAGTTAAAAAAGGTATTGAAAGAGCTAACAAAATATTTATGCCGCTCCTTTTCCTACTTGTTTTCGTTTTCATCGCCCGTGGCTTAATGCTTCCAGGCGCTGCGGAAGGCCTTAATTGGCTCTTCAAGCCGGACTTCTCCGCACTTTTAAAGGGAAAAGTATGGGCTGATGCATTCGGACAGATTTTCTACAGCCTTTCAATCGGATTTGCCATTATGCTGGCTTATTCAAGTTATCTTCCAAAAAAATCAGATATAAACAATAACGCATGTATGACCGTTTTTATTAACTGCGGATTCAGCATGCTTTCAGGCGTCATGATCTTCAGCGTTCTTGGTTATATGGCTTTGCAACAGGGAGTACCTGTAAGTGAAGTTGTAAGTTCCGGCGTTGGTCTGGCATTTATTACTCTACCTACTGCTATTAACCTCATGCCTGTCCCTGTACTCTTCGGCGTGTTGTTCTTCTTAGCTCTTGTTGTTGCTGGTCTGTCTTCTATGATTTCCATCACGGAAGCAGTTGTTTCAGCAATCATTGATAAGCTCCACGTAACACGCCAGAAAGCAGCTCTAATATTCTGTGCTATCGGGTTCATAATCAGCACAATATTCACTACAGGCAGCGGATTATTGCTACTTGATATTGTTGACCACTTTGTAAACAACTTTGGGGTACTAATTGGTGGATTTGTAGAAATTATCTTTATTTCATGGTTCTGCGATCTAGAAGGGCTTCGTCAGCATATTAACAGTACTTCAGAATTCAAAGTCGGAAACACATGGAAAGCATCTTTACGCTTTGTCGTTCCGGTAATGCTCGGTTTCATGGTTATTTCAAACTTCATTGGAGATATTGAAACAAACTACGGCGGCTATTCTAATAAAGCCATCATCCTCTTTGGATGGACAACCTTGTTCATATGCACAATATTCTCAATGACAATTGCTCACAAAGACTTTGCTTTTGTGAAATATGCTGAAAACAATAGCTTCCTCAGAAGAAGGAGATAG
- a CDS encoding MetS family NSS transporter small subunit, which yields MTTGAIIMMVFGLGITWGGAILCLRIALKNQ from the coding sequence ATGACTACAGGCGCAATAATTATGATGGTTTTCGGACTTGGCATTACTTGGGGCGGAGCAATTTTATGCCTTCGCATTGCTCTTAAGAATCAATAA
- a CDS encoding DHCW motif cupin fold protein, which yields MKMSEIPFCTTDWNTVEKTEHKGETGIAYWRTKLFGETDNQMRVRMVEYSAGYLADHWCSKGHVLLCLEGKLETTLEDGRKFTLTPGMSYQVADNAEAHQSYTENGVKLFIVD from the coding sequence ATGAAGATGAGTGAGATTCCTTTTTGCACAACAGATTGGAATACCGTTGAAAAAACAGAGCACAAAGGAGAAACAGGAATAGCCTATTGGCGTACAAAGTTATTCGGAGAAACTGATAACCAGATGCGCGTGCGTATGGTGGAATATTCAGCCGGGTATCTTGCGGATCACTGGTGCAGCAAAGGTCATGTTTTGTTGTGTCTTGAAGGAAAGCTTGAAACAACTCTGGAAGACGGCAGAAAATTTACCCTGACTCCAGGTATGAGTTATCAGGTTGCAGATAATGCAGAGGCGCATCAATCTTATACTGAAAATGGTGTGAAATTATTTATCGTAGATTAG
- a CDS encoding cation diffusion facilitator family transporter gives MSDSPQKYIYYSIAASIITLILKFWAWHITDSVGLLSDAMETLVNLTAGLFALAALTLALKPADHSHTYGHGKAEYFSSGAEGMLILIAAVGIVYASVERFMSPSVPNNLLTGLLIALLSSVVNFITAKIMLKGARIHDSITLEADAKHLLTDVWTSVGLVLGLGLMLFTPPSWAILDPIIAIIMAINIIFTGFYLIRKSYSGLMDNTLPQSELAVIDKSIRECAGKDILYHGLRTRKAGSQRFIDFHLLLPGKSTIESSHTMCNEIEKCIKDELNNCHVTIHVEPEEDKNSYDCEETGGLCGSVLRSNDK, from the coding sequence ATGTCAGATTCTCCGCAAAAATATATATATTACTCAATTGCAGCATCAATAATCACCTTGATACTCAAATTTTGGGCATGGCACATTACAGATTCAGTCGGTCTACTCTCTGATGCAATGGAGACGCTTGTTAATCTTACTGCTGGATTATTTGCTTTAGCTGCTCTAACGCTTGCTTTAAAACCTGCTGACCACTCTCATACGTATGGACATGGAAAAGCTGAATACTTCTCAAGTGGCGCAGAAGGAATGCTTATTTTAATTGCAGCCGTTGGCATTGTTTACGCTTCTGTTGAAAGATTCATGTCTCCATCTGTACCTAATAACTTACTGACAGGTCTTCTTATTGCGCTGCTATCTTCCGTAGTTAATTTTATAACGGCTAAAATTATGCTCAAAGGGGCTAGGATTCACGATTCTATTACACTTGAAGCAGATGCCAAACACCTTTTAACTGACGTATGGACCTCAGTAGGACTCGTTTTAGGTCTGGGACTTATGCTTTTCACTCCGCCATCATGGGCAATACTTGACCCGATCATCGCAATCATAATGGCTATAAATATTATATTCACAGGATTCTACCTGATTAGAAAATCCTACTCAGGACTTATGGATAATACTCTACCGCAATCTGAACTTGCAGTTATTGATAAATCCATCAGAGAATGTGCAGGAAAAGACATTCTTTACCATGGCCTCAGAACGCGTAAGGCCGGTTCTCAGAGATTTATTGATTTCCACCTGCTTCTGCCCGGTAAATCAACCATTGAAAGCTCTCATACAATGTGTAATGAAATTGAAAAATGTATTAAAGATGAGCTTAATAACTGCCACGTGACTATCCATGTTGAACCTGAAGAAGACAAAAATTCTTACGACTGTGAAGAAACAGGCGGGCTTTGTGGATCTGTTTTAAGATCAAATGATAAATAA